The sequence AACCTATAAAAATTTTCGTACAACAAAACGAGGTTCCATCATACACAAAATCCCTTTTAACTCCTTGATTTACCAATAAACCAAATTCTAAAACTTTTTAAAATCCCtgattgaataaataaaataaataacagaAGCATATACAGCAGACCAACACGGTTCAATTCCACAACCCACAAAAAAATCAGAAGTCCGCGCGAGTTAGCGATAAAGGTAAGAAGTTACCTGGTAAGGTTGAGACTCTTGCTGGGATGAAACAGAAGGCTTGAAAAAAGAGCGCTTTCTAGTCTCAAGCTCAACAATCTTTGAATCCCCCTTTTTTCCATTCGAATTCAGTATAGAAAACGAtgaaaagatatttcttgaaataGGATTTCCAGGGAAAATAAGTTGCTGATCCCGTTGGATACACGAAAACTTTGTGGGTGTGGAAAAATGAAGAGAGACCCGGTGGTGTGTCTTGAGGGAGAATGTGGTATAGAGAGAAGCTGAAGCTGCCATTGGTTTTCTTGTTTGAAGAGAGCAGAAGAATTCTAGGCAAATAGATTATATGTAGGGAGAGtgcaatttttttatatttattttgtggAATTGGGAGAGCGCAAATTAAAAATCGATAAAATAATTTGCAATATATTCTACTCTATAAAATTTTAGAatccattttattttttatttttttaagattaAAATCCATTTAGAatccattttattttttatttttttaagattaAAATCCATTTTATTGATTCATCATATAATAAACACTAAAGCAATGCATTTTctgtatatataaataaatatagtaAGATTATATcttcatttttttatatattttgacaGGGGAATATACCTATATAATTTGTGGCTTATACTAGTAAGGCCTCGTTTGGTATCAAAAGtcagattaaaaaaaatgtttttttagttAATAATGTGTTTGGATGGCAAaataaatgcttaaaaaaacactttttaaagtcaaaattagagttttttcaaaagtaaaaaattatagcttaaaaaatactttaaaaaaaaaaagtctacCAAATTCAAACGGGCTCTAAACGAAAGACtgcaaaatttcaaataaaagtgATTTTGTGACTAAATCACTCGTGAAGTATGTCATTACTCATTATTAATTGATTGTGTATGTTATCATCTTTGTGAACGGTAAAATAatgttataaatttttttgagattttaaaaaatgagcTCAAGTAACTCGATCTCATTAATCGAatttcaaattgaatatttgaTCATATTTACATCGATCTTGAGTAATATGATATTCGACTAGACTAATTTGCACCTCATTCCATactaatgaaaataataacaaatgtgcattcaattgtgattattataataaataatacgaGAATGGAAGTATGGAACTATAAAGCCCGTAGGACATAGCATCCCCAAGCTAATTGTTGATTAATTGCCATCCATTTGTTTTGTGCTTTATTACAATTGTGATTATCATAATAAATAATTGCATTGCACTTTATCAACAAAATACTCCTATAAAAGCCACATGATCATATTCAACCCACCCCTCAATTAAAATCTTTATGCTCTCCAATTTTACTTTggcttcaaaaaaataaaataatctaatATTAGTGAGCAGATATCAAGTAAAATAATCCAAAATACATAGAAATAAGATATATTAAAGTGCACTATTTATGTACAAATATTTTGATGGCCGGCTCCTTTGGAGTTTAATCTATGTTAGCATATGAGCAGTGTTCATGTGTTGCAATCAAAGACTCAATTTTTTTgcatttgagatttttatgtgAATATTTCAAATGCAAAGAAATATGGGTCGTTGGATCTCCATTTGGACACTGTTCAAATGAAGTAGCATAAACTAAACCTCTTTTGAAAAGGAGGGAGGCATGATAAAGAAAGGTCAAGAAAGGGAAGAAAAAAATCCAATAAAaaagagggaaaaaaaaaaggcaGAATACAAAAATCGTGTGATAATTCACGGGATTATCCACATTTTAAGGAAAATTATCTCAAGCGTTCGAAAATCTAGTATCGGGAAAAAAAATCtgctcttgaacttcgattttttgTCAATGAAAGCCTCGATTCTATTACAAGTCCCCAAGTTCATTCATGGGGATATTCACATACACATGTACTATAATAATTTTGCACAAGGAGCACTACGTTAATCATCAATATCAACATAAGCTCTCCTCCCTCCACGTGTTCGCCCGCCCGCAAATTTTTCCGCTTCCCAATTCAATCAAGATCTTTCCGATTCAGTCATTACACGTATTTATATATACAGCTAAAAGGTTGCAGatttcttgaaatttatttgtttacCTGCGGAAATGGACTGTCCTTATGTGTTGCACAGCAAAATTTGTTATTTATCTCGAAATATGGCCTCATTAGATGGATTCCCTCAAAATTGTTCTTCGATTAGATTTCTTCGTCAGAAACCTTCAAGTTTCATGCCCCTTAGAAGAAATTTTCGCTCATGCTCTGTTCGACCCATCAGCAGGAAGTTTCTTAAACTGGCTGTCTCTGCTGTTTCTTCAGTTGAAACCAGGCAAAGTTTTTTCACTTTTTTGTCAGTAATTGTGTATGCTTAAATGTAGTACGAAAATATGTATTGAATCTGAGAACAAGGCAAGTCTTTTTTCCTTTATGACCCTGAAACTCAATCTCGTGATTGAAGCTaaagcaaataaaaaataaaaaaaaattgaatactATTTTTATGATAATGTATTTTAGTTATGTCAAAACTCGAACTGGTCACTTATTTTTCATCTTCTTGTGTTTAGTGATGAAGAACTGAAGAGGGAAATGGAAAAGGAAAATCAGCTCAAAAGATCTGGTGGTCACAAAGTTAAGCTAAAAGTTAGGTTAGATCATCAGGTTGAATTTGGGGAACATATTGCAATTTTGGGGTCCACCAAAGAATTAGGATGTTGGACGGAGATGGTGATGATGGACTGGACGGAAAATGGTTGGGTTTGTGATTTCGAACTCAATGGAGAGCCCCTTGAATATAAGTTTGTGATAGTAGGAAAGGATAAAGACTTGATCTGGGAAAACGGTGGTAACCGCACTCTAAAGCTGCCAGAAAGGGGAAGTTTCATTATAATTTGTAAGTGGGACACGACAAACGAGCAAGTAAAAGTGCTACCTTTGGAGGAGGAATATGAAGAAGGAATCGTGGAGGAGGAAAATAGAAATGGTAATGTTATGATTGATGCACTAGAAGAGGTTGCTACACCAAGTGCATTTGTGGGGCAATGGCAAGGTATGGATGTTTCGTTTGTGCGTTCAAAAGATCATTTGGAtgcagaaaagaagagaaactggGACATCTCGGGGCTAGAAGGGATTCCGTTGAAGTTAGTGGAAGGTGATCAGAGTGCTCGGAACTGGTGGCGTAAGGTATTTTGAGCCTCTTATAGCTTGTGAACTCTATTGGAATCTCATTTGGTCAATTTGTAGTCTCTTGTAACCTTGTTATGAGTATTATTGTTTGCATTTCTTTTTTTCAGCTTGAAGTCATACGAGAGCTCGTGGTTGAGAATATCGATAATCGAAAGCGGTTGGAGGCTCTCATATATTCAGCaatttatctgaaggttttattattttatgtatttaatttGTTTCTCTAGGACAACTAGCTGTTCCTTTGCCTGATCATTTCATTTTTATGTAGTGGATAAATACTGGTCAAATTCCTTGCTTTGAAGATGGTGGTCATCACCGGCCAAACAAGCATGCTGAGATTTCAAAACTTATCTTTCGCGAATTAGAAAGAATTTCCGCCAGGAAAGATGTTTCACCTCAGGTCTCCTCCGTAATTTTTAGAAGCAATTTAACTTAAACTCCATCATAATAGATTCTGTGAAATTGATTAATTAGTTTGGAACCACCTTGGCTGTGATATTATCAAGTTCAAATACAAAAGTAATCCTACTGTCTTAACTAATGTAGACTCTTATCATTATCTTTTGTCAGGTTTGCATGATATATTTAGTTTCATATGTCAGGATAACTAATATCACattgataaattattttttttcattttctgtTGGATTTTACTTGTTTATGCCCTTGTCTGTCCACATAACGATCTTGTGATACACAGGAAACACTTGTTATCCGCAAGATTCATCCTTGTCTACCATCTTTTAAGGCAGAGTTCACCGCATCAGTTCCGTTGACTAGAATAAGGGATATTGCTCATAGGAATGATATCCCACACGATCTTAAGGTTATTCACTGGAAATGCTCTTTTTTATCAAGCTTTGAAAGTTTGAGTTTCTgacataataaaataaacatttcaGCAAGAAATTAAGCATACAATACAAAACAAGCTTCACAGAAATGCTGGTCCTGAAGATTTAGTTGCCACAGAAGCAATGCTTGCAAGAATTACCAAGAAACCTGGAGAATATAGTGAATCGTTCATTGAGCAATTCAAGATATTTCATCGAGAACTTAAAGATTTCTTCAATGCTGGAAAGTAAGacccattttattttataaatcacAGCGTATACAAATAAAGAAGTGATGTATGGGATATTGCTAGTTCAGCGTGTTGTATTGAATTATTCAggttcaaaattaatttttttctgtAACCTGgtgttaatttttttgaatttatgttGTTATCATGTGTATATACATTATAATATCGGTGTTTCTCGGATAGTAGAATTGTAGGTTAACCATCTTCTGATGTTTTGCTTGTGATTCATTTCATTGAAGTCTTGAAGAACAGCTGGAATCAATAAGAGATTCATTGGATCAGAGCTCAGCAGCTTTACCTTTGTTTCTAGAGTCAAAAAAGGTATTTCTTCTCAGcggatttttaatattatggTTTGATAGTTCCGCGGAACTAACATTGATGGGTTGAATGTGTTAGgccaaagtttttttttttgaaagcatgttagGCCAAAGTTATTCATTTGTTTCAATATGAACATCTTTTGATTCATTGCTTTGGGTATGTTCATTCACACCTCATTTTTTGAGATTATTTTTTCAGGTTTTGGACAATATGGAAGGAAGTGATAATATTGCAGAAAATGGATGGATAAGTGTGTTGATGAAAACGATACAAGCTATGAATGATCTTCGCAAAGAAATTATAAAGGGTCTCGAAAGTGGTCTTCGAAACGATGCTCCTGATGCTGCAATAGCAATGCGCCAAAAGGCAAATTTAACTTACCTGTTTCTCGATAACATCCGAATGTGTTGTTAATAAACGTGTTTTCACATTGCAGTGGCGTCTTTGTGAGATTGGACTCGAAGACTATGCCTTTATTCTTGTTAGCAGGTAGACCACcgcatttttaaataaatattaagaaTATTAATTTGGAATAATTATTACTGTGCATCTGACTGTTTTATAGGTTTCTAAATGCACTTGAGGCTAGGGGAGGAGCAATTTGGCTTGCAGAAAACATAGAGCAGAATAATGCTAATTCTTGGACTGATCCAATTGACGCTGTAGTCATCAGTATCCATCAGGTTGGCTTATCTGGCTGGAAGCCTAAAGAATGCATGGCCATCGGAAATGAACTTCTGACATGGCAAAAGAAACTCCTTTTGGAAAACAATGGTATCTTGTTTCTCCATAAGAGTTCATaatatttgtttgtttttattcATACCGATTTTCTTTGCCATCGATCATGTTAACCGTACAAAAGGCATCGAGGATGGGAAGAGAATATGGGGATTGAGGCTTAAAGCTACCCTTGATAGAGCTAAGAGATTGACTGAAGAATATTCTGAGGAACTTCTTAATATATTTCCTCAAAATGTGCAGGTAAATGAATATTTTGGCATCTCATGAGCTCTAATAATTCCTGTTTGATTTTAGTAAATAACTCCATATGATTTGTTTGAATATATATGTTTTGATGCCATGAATCTAATATCAAATCTTCAACCCTTGCTTGACTTCTAAATTTCGGGTTCACAATAGAAGAACCTTAATATATGACTCTTGGTTCTTGCAGATACTAGGAAAAGCTTTAGGGATTCCTGAATATACAGTGAGGACATACGCGGAAGCCGAAATTCGTGCCGGGTACGATTCTCAAACTGAGTCCAGTTTAACACATTCCCGTCCCCTAAAACAAACCCACAAAGTCATAGCCATCTAATTTTCAATGGAAAACAGAGTGATATTTCAGGTTTCGAAATTCTGCACTCTTCTTTTGAAGGCTGTGAGAAAGGTTCTTGGTTCTGAGGGTTGGGATGTTCTTGTTCCTGGAGATGCGTTTGGAACTCTTGTGCAGGTACTATATCTCATGCCTAAAAGGACACTCCAAAATATACGTGCACATGTGATTGTTAGGACTTACATTTTTTTAAACTGCAtctcagttggagaacattgaACCCGGATCGGTTCCATCGACAATAACAGGACCGGTTATTCTTGTGGTTAAAAAAGCTGATGGAGATGAAGAGGTAGATTGATTGTTAAAAAAACAAGTAGCAAGATGATGTTCAGATATGTTACTGTTACATTTTTTGttcaaaaaagaaaagaaagattaCTTTTACTTGCTGGTGACCAATTTGATAGGTAACATCTGTTGGGGCCAATGTTGCTGGAGTTATACTGATGCAGGAGCTGCCTCATCTCTCTCATCTTGGTGTTCGGGCTCGACAAGTAAGTCTGGGCTTTCAGGTTTATGTGTTTTTCAATGAAAAATGGTATGCAAAGTTGGTCCTTTAACTGCAGGAAAAGGTTGTATTTGTGACCTGTGAAGATGATGAGAAAGTTGCAGATATCAAAATGTTGGATGGAAAATTTGTCAAgtaatattttggatttatttTAAGAGAATTTTAATTTCTACGTTCCAATTTAATGTATTTCAGGTCGACTCATGGCCTTTGGACGATCTTTTTCTCATGTATTTGTTTATTCTCCACAgccttatgttttttttttcaggttAGAGGCGTCAACAACTGGTGTCACTTTGACCCCATCTTTATCAGATAGCAGAAATGGCAACATCACATTGGAAAAACTAACATCCACCGGGAAGTCCACAGAAAAGAGTCATTCATCGCGAACAATCAAATCCTATGTAAACCATTATGTCTAACATGCAGCATTTGTTATCTGCGATGTTTTCACTGATTTGTTGAAAACTTCATTCAGGGTCAACCAGCTGAAGCAGGCATTATACTGCTTGAAGATGCTGATCTACAAAGCTCGGGTGCAAAAGCAACAGCTTGCAGAAGCCTGGCTGCATTAGcagttgattcaaacaaaggTTACATAACCTGTACTTGAGTAGTCTAGTGGCATCTTTCTTAGGAactgtatatatattaaaattccaTACGCAATAAGTTTCCGCTGCTCCAGTCAACTAAATTTCTGGTTTCGATAAACTAACAAGGCAATGTTCCATTTAAATTACAGTGTACAATGAACAAGGAGTTCCGACGTCGTTTAAAGTCCCTGCGGGAGCAATAATACCATTCGGTTCGATGGAAATGACTCTGGAAAACAGTGGATCATTAGAGACCTACAGATCCCTTCTTGAAAGCATAGAAACAGCAAAAATGGACAAAGAGCTCGACAAACTCTGTGACGAATTACAGGAGCTTGTATCTTCTTTAAACCCTTCGAAAGCAATCATCGACAGCTTATCACAAATATTCCCCTCAACCGCACGCTTAATAGTCCGTTCAAGTGCAAACGTGGAGGACTTAGCCGGAATGTCAGCTGCGGGGCTTTATGAATCCATTCCCAACGTCAGTCTTTCGAATCCAACCACATTTGGGCATGCTGTCGCCCGTGTTTGGGCGTCTTTGTACACACGCAGGGCAGTTCTAAGCCGCAGAGCTGCTGGCCTGCAACAGGCTGATGCTGTGATGGCTGTTCTGGTCCAAGAAATGTTATCTCCAGACCTGTCTTTTGTGCTACACACTCTTAGCCCTACAGACAAGGATCATAATCTCCTGGAGGCTGAGATTGCTCCAGGTCTCGGGGAAACCCTGGCTTCAGGTACTAGAGGAACTCCTTGGCGTCTCTCATGCGGGAAGTTTGTTGGCGCGGTGCAGACATTGGCATTCGCCAATTTCAGCTATGAGTTGGTGGTGGGAGGCAGTGGCCCTGCCGACGGAGAGGTGATGCAGCTAACCGTTGATTACAGCAAGAAACCCTTGACGGTGGACACAGTTTATAGACAACAGCTCGGACAG comes from Henckelia pumila isolate YLH828 chromosome 4, ASM3356847v2, whole genome shotgun sequence and encodes:
- the LOC140859927 gene encoding phosphoglucan, water dikinase, chloroplastic, yielding MDCPYVLHSKICYLSRNMASLDGFPQNCSSIRFLRQKPSSFMPLRRNFRSCSVRPISRKFLKLAVSAVSSVETSDEELKREMEKENQLKRSGGHKVKLKVRLDHQVEFGEHIAILGSTKELGCWTEMVMMDWTENGWVCDFELNGEPLEYKFVIVGKDKDLIWENGGNRTLKLPERGSFIIICKWDTTNEQVKVLPLEEEYEEGIVEEENRNGNVMIDALEEVATPSAFVGQWQGMDVSFVRSKDHLDAEKKRNWDISGLEGIPLKLVEGDQSARNWWRKLEVIRELVVENIDNRKRLEALIYSAIYLKWINTGQIPCFEDGGHHRPNKHAEISKLIFRELERISARKDVSPQETLVIRKIHPCLPSFKAEFTASVPLTRIRDIAHRNDIPHDLKQEIKHTIQNKLHRNAGPEDLVATEAMLARITKKPGEYSESFIEQFKIFHRELKDFFNAGNLEEQLESIRDSLDQSSAALPLFLESKKVLDNMEGSDNIAENGWISVLMKTIQAMNDLRKEIIKGLESGLRNDAPDAAIAMRQKWRLCEIGLEDYAFILVSRFLNALEARGGAIWLAENIEQNNANSWTDPIDAVVISIHQVGLSGWKPKECMAIGNELLTWQKKLLLENNGIEDGKRIWGLRLKATLDRAKRLTEEYSEELLNIFPQNVQILGKALGIPEYTVRTYAEAEIRAGVIFQVSKFCTLLLKAVRKVLGSEGWDVLVPGDAFGTLVQLENIEPGSVPSTITGPVILVVKKADGDEEVTSVGANVAGVILMQELPHLSHLGVRARQEKVVFVTCEDDEKVADIKMLDGKFVKLEASTTGVTLTPSLSDSRNGNITLEKLTSTGKSTEKSHSSRTIKSYGQPAEAGIILLEDADLQSSGAKATACRSLAALAVDSNKVYNEQGVPTSFKVPAGAIIPFGSMEMTLENSGSLETYRSLLESIETAKMDKELDKLCDELQELVSSLNPSKAIIDSLSQIFPSTARLIVRSSANVEDLAGMSAAGLYESIPNVSLSNPTTFGHAVARVWASLYTRRAVLSRRAAGLQQADAVMAVLVQEMLSPDLSFVLHTLSPTDKDHNLLEAEIAPGLGETLASGTRGTPWRLSCGKFVGAVQTLAFANFSYELVVGGSGPADGEVMQLTVDYSKKPLTVDTVYRQQLGQRLGAIGFFLEQKFGCPQDVEGCLVGKDVYIVQSRPQPQ